The following DNA comes from Curtobacterium sp. 9128.
GCGGTCGGTGGACTCGTCACCGTGCTGCTCGCCGGCTCGGCGGTCGCCGCTGCCGGGCCCATCGCGTTCGTCGGGCTCGCCGTGCCGCACGCCGTCCGCCGGCTGAGCGGCCCCGACCACCGGTGGACGATCCTGCTGTCCGCGATCGTCGCGCCGGCACTGCTGCTCGTCGCCGACGTCATCGGCCGGGTCGTCGCGTACCCGGGAGAGCTGCAGGTCGGCATCGTCACGGCCTTGATCGGTGCGCCGGTGTTCATCGCCCTGGTCCGGTCGAAGGCGGTGACCGGGCTGTGAGCACCGTCGACCACACCCGGGCCCGGACTCGGCCCCGGCTCGGGGCGGCGCGTCGTGAGCTCGTCGTGCTCGGCTCCGTCCTCGTCGTGCTGGTCGGGCTCGTGCTCGTCGGGCTCGGCGTCGGCGAGATCCCGCTGTCGCCCGCTCAGGTCGTCCAGGCGCTGTTCGGGCACGGGGACACGATCTCGGACTTCGTGATCGGGCAGCTCCGCGGGCCGAGGACCCTCGCGGCGCTCCTCGTCGGGGCCAGTCTCGGCGTCGCGGGCGGCATCGTGCAGAGCGTCGTCCGGAACCCCATCGCCAGCCCCGACGTGATCGGCATCACCTCCGGCGCGAGCGCGTCCGGGCTGACCGCGATCGTGCTGTTCGGGGTCTCCGGCATCGGACTGTTCTGGACGGTGCTCGTCGGCGCCCTCGTCGTGTCGCTGGTGATCGCCGCGCTCGCGTGGCGCAGGGGCATCACGGGCAACCGCGTGGTCCTCGTCGGCATCGGGGTCGCGGCGATGTCCCTGAGCGTCACCGGCTGGATGCTCACGAGCGGCTCCGTGCAACAGGCAGGGACGGCGCTCCTCTGGCTCTCCGGCAGTCTCAACGCGGTCGACCGGGGTGTCGTGGGTGTGCTCGTGGTGGCGTTCGTCGTGCTCATGGTGCTGGCGCTCCTGCAGTCACCGCGACTGACCGTCCTGACGCTCGGCGACGACGTGGCGGCCGCACTCGGCCTGCGACCGAACCGTGCGAAGCTCCTGCTCCTCCTGACCGCCGTGTGCCTCACCGCGGCGGCCGTCGCGACCGCGGGGCCGGTGTCGTTCGTCGCCCTGATGGCGGCGCCGATCTCCAGGCGGCTCGTCGGGGGCGGTCGTGTGGCGCTGGGTGTCTCGGCCGCGGTCGGCGCCGTGATCGTGCTCGCGAGCGACCTCATCGCCCAGTTCGCGATCCCCGGGAACGCCCTGCCGGTCGGCGTCGTCACCGGCGTCGTCGGCGCCCCGTACCTGCTCTGGTTGCTCGCGCGCGGTCGCTGACGACCGCCTGCTGCGCACGCGTGCCGTGAGCGGCCGTCGCGACGTCCTGCCGCGACGTCCGTGGCGGAGCCGAGCCGAGCCTCCCGTTCGGCCTGCCGCGACACGCGTTGCACAGTGCGATGACGGGGTCCCGCGCGGGATTGCGGAAACCCGCAAAGCACCCTCAGAACCCCCCTTCCGGGTGTCTGCACGCCGATTCGTGTCCCCCTAACGTCGGACACGACCCCGGACTCCCGACAGCGTTCCACCCCGAACGAACGCTGGTCCGGTCGAACGAAGGACACCCATGCCCGAACAGCATGACGACGCGCCCGTGCGCCGTCGGCAGTGGGGTTCCGAGCGACGTACCCGCCCGCTCGACACCCTCCACGAACGCCCCTCCGACCGGAAGCTCGTCTCCGGCAGGATCGCCATCATCCTCACGATCGCCTTCTGGATCGCGTACGTCGTCTACACCGTGATCCGCCAGTTCCTGGACTACGGCACCGAGAGCTTCCGGTTCACCACCGAAGCGCTCTCGTACCTCGTCGTCGTCACCTTCCTGACCTTCTCGGCGCTCATGCACCTCATCGCACGGCAGGGTGCGATGGAGCGTTTCGCCACCCACGTCCGCGTGCCCCGCGCCGAACTGGACCGCCACTTCGGCACCGGGCACGAGTCGCCGCTGACGGTCCTCGTCCCGAGCTACGCCGAGGAGCCGGACGTCGTCGCGACGACGCTCTGGTCGGCGGCGCTGCAGGAGTACCCGTCGCTCCGCATCGTGCTGCTCGTCGACGACGCACCGTTCCCGACCGACCCGGAGACGCGCGCGAAGCTCGAGCGGACCCGCGCGGTCGCGACGACCATCCAGACGCAACTCGCGCCGGCTTCCGAGCGCTTCCAGGAGGCCCTGCTCTCCGCCGAGGTCGAGGCGTCGCACACCCCGTTCGCCACCGTCGACTCCCTGCGCACGCTCGTCGAGCACCACCGCTGGGCCGATGCCTGGTTGCGCCGCCACGCCCGCGAGCACGACGTCGTCGACCACGTCGACCACTTCTTCCACGACCAGGTCCTGGTCGGGCTGGCTGACGAGTTCCGGCTGACGTCGGAGGCCCTCGAGGCAGCGATCGTCGACGCGCTCGACACCGCGGCGAGCACGCCGTCCGTCGAGGGCCGCACCACCCCGCTCGACGGCTCGACGCTGACCGAGATCACCTCGGCCCGGGTCGTGGAACTCCAGCGCCGTCTCGCGTGGACGTTCACCGCCGAACTGACCACGTTCGAGCGGAAGCGCTACGCGAACCTCTCCGACGAGGCGAACAAGGCGATGAACCTCAACGCCTACATCGGCCTGCTCGGCGGCGCGTACGCGTTCGACGAGACCGCGTCCGGCACGATCCTCCGCACGGTCGCCGACCCGGCGGACGCCGACCTCGTCGTCCCGGCGTCGGACTACGTCCTGACGCTCGACGCCGACTCGGTGCTGCTCCGTGACTACTGCCTGCGCCTGGTCTACTTCCTCGAGCAGCCGGAGAACGCCAGCGTCGCCGTGACCCAGACCCCGTACTCGTCGTTCCGTGGTGCCGCTACACGCATCGAGCGGCTCGCCGGGGCCACGACCGACATCCAGCACATCCTCCACCAGGGCATGTCGCGCCACAACGCGACGTTCTGGGTCGGCGCGAACGCGGTCATCCGCACCCGAGCGCTCCGCGACATCGAGGAGGTCGAGACCGTCGGCGGCTTCGAGGTGAAGCGCTACGTGCAGGACCGCACCGTCATCGAGGACACCGAGTCGAGCGTCGACCTCGGGATGCACGGCTGGACCCTCGTGAACTACCCGGAGCGCCTGTCGTACAGCGCCACTCCGCCGGACTTCGGCTCCCTGATCGTGCAGCGGCGACGCTGGGCGAACGGTGGGCTGCTGATCCTGCCGAAGTACCTCAGGCAGGTCCGCGAACGTCGGCAGCGGGGCGAGCGGGTCGGCATCGTCGAGATGTCCCTCCGCGTCAACTACATGGCGTCGATCGCCTGGGCGTCGTTCGGCCTGATCTTCCTGCTCGCGTACCCGTACGACTCGCGGCTCCTCAGCCCGATGGTGCTCCTCGCCGCGCTGCCGTACTTCTGGCTGCTCTCGAGTGACCTGAAGTACTGCGGGTACAAGCGGACCGACGTGTTCCGGATCTACGGCTTCAACCTGATCCTGATGCCCGTGAACGTCGCCGGCGTGCTGAAGAGCATCCAGCAGGCCCTCACCGCGAAGAAGATCCCGTTCGCCCGCACGCCGAAGGTCCGTGACCGCACGGCGTCGCCGGCGCTCTACGTGCTGGCGCCGTACGCGATGGTCGTGTTCTCGGTGTTCACCTTCGTCCGCGACTTCCACGCCGAGAACTGGGGCAACGCGGTCTTCGCCGCGTTCAACGCCCTGCTGGCGATGTACGCGATCGTCGCCTACATCGGGATCTGGAACTCGGTCGTCGACGTCTGGATCTGGGCGACGGCGTGGATGTACTACGACCCGAGCGCACGAGCAGCGCGCCGAGCGCGTCGCCTGGCCGTACGTGCCACCGCACGGGCGGCCAGGGGCGGCGCCCCCGACCTGCAGCCCGTCGCCGAGGACTGGCGTGCCGTCCTCTACTTCGGCGACCGCGGCAAGAGCATGCCGAGGCACCACCACGCGGACGTCGTCGGTGCGGTCCGCGCGACCACCGGCTCCACCACGAACGAGAAGACGGCGGCCTGACGATGTCGACCACGAGACGCCTCTCACCGCTCCGCGTCGGGCTCGCAGCCGTCGTGGCACTCGCCCTCGTCGCCGCCGGGTACGTCGGCTTCGACCGTTGGCAGTCCGCGCAGGCATCGGAGACCCAGGAGTCCTGGTTCGCCGCCTACACCGACGTCACCGCGACCCCGACGTTCGCGTTCGAGGACGTGAAGTCCGCGAAGGGCCGCGACGTCATGCTGTCCTTCGTCGTCGCGGACCACGACGCCGCCTGCACGCCGACCTGGGGGTCGTACTACTCGCTCCAGGGTGCGTCCGACCAGCTCGACCTCGACCGCAGGATCGCCCGCCTGCAGCAGCAGAAGGGCGAGGTCGGGGTGTCGTTCGGCGGGCTGTCGAACGACGAGCTCGCCACGACCTGCACCGACCGGAGCGACCTCGTCGACGCGTACAGCACCGTCGTGCAGCGATACGACGTCAGCACGGTCGACTACGACGTCGAGGGTGACGACCTCACGAACCACGCCGCGGGGGAGCGCCGTGCGAAGGCCGTCGCCGAGCTGCAGCAGCAGCGTCGGGCAGCAGGGCACCCGCTCGCGGTGTGGCTCACCCTGCCGGCCGCGCCGTCCGGACTGACGAGCGACGGCACCACGGCGGTCGCGCAGTTCCTGGAGGCCGGCGTCGACCTCGCCGGCGTGAACGCGATGACGATGGACTACGGCGACGGCAAGGGTGCGAGCCAGAGCATGTACTCCGCCTCGGTGCAGACCCTGCAGCAGGTGCACCGTCAGCTCGGCGTGCTCTACCAGCGCTCCGGTACGCCGCTCTCCGCCGGCACGCTCTGGCACAAGGTCGGGGCGACGCCGATGATCGGGCAGAACGACGTGCAGGACGAGGTCTTCACGCTCGCCGACGCCGAGAAGCTGAACACCTGGGCGCGGGACCAGGGCCTCGGCCGGATGTCGATGTGGTCGCTCAACCGGGACACCACCTGCGGGTCGAACTACGTGAACCTCTCGACCGTGTCGAACTCGTGCTCCGGGATCGACCAGGGCGGGAAGCTCTTCGCCGACGTCCTCGGCAAGGGCTTCACCGGCGGGATCGTCGCCGCGGCGTCGGACGTCACCACGGCGGAGCCCTCGTCCACCGTGCAGCCGACCGACGACCCGTCGACGAGCCCGTACCCGGTCTGGAACGCGGACGCCTCGTACCTGGAGGGAACCAAGATCGTCTGGCACCACAACGTCTACGAGGCGAAGTGGTGGACCTCGGGCGACCTGCCGGACGACCCGGTGCTGAGCGCCTACGAGACGCCGTGGCAGCTCATCGGCCCGGTCCTGAAGGGCGAGAGGCCGGTGAAGCAGGTCACCTTGCCGGCCGGCACGTACGACGCGTGGTCCGGGACGAAGCAGTACGACACCGGCGACCGTGTGCTGTTCAGCGGCGTGCCCTACCAGGCGAAGTGGTGGAACACGGGCGACAGTCCGCAAGCCTCCACCAGTGACCCGGACGGCTCGCCGTGGGTCAAGCTCAAGGACTCCGAGATCAAGGAGCTCCTGTCCGGCCTGCAGGCCGGCAACTGACGGACGGGAGGCTCGGTACCAGCTGGTACCGAGCCTCCTGTCCATCGTCTGGTCGCGCACCGCTGTCCGCTCGCCGCGGACAGGTCGTGTCACCCGGGTACGGGACTCTCGCTCGGTCGGTCGTTTCCGATACGCTGGGTTGCCAAGAGGAGGAGGTCCACGATGCCAGATCCAGTGGTCCCGCAGCCGGAGGGACAACGAGCCCCGGAGCAGCGGCTGGTCGACACGACGCTGACCTTCAGCATGGACATGGGCGCGGCACTCACGCCCGAGTCCGGTGTCTCGCCGGAAGAACGCGACGCCATCAACGCACTGCCCTCCGGGTCGGCGCTGCTCGTCGTCCGTCGTGGCCCCAACGTCGGTGCCCGCTTCCTGCTCGACTCCGACGTCACGACGGCCGGCCGCCACCCCGATGCGGACATCTTCCTCGACGACGTCACGGTGTCCCGGAAGCACGCGCAGTTCCTCCGCGCCGGGACGGCCTTCACGGTCAAGGACCTCGGTTCGCTGAACGGCACGTACTTCGACGGCGACCGCATCGACGAAGCGCCGCTGTCCGACGGTGCAGAGGTCCAGGTCGGCAAGTTCCGCCTGACGTTCTACGCATCCCGGGTCGACCTGGCGCGCCTGGCGAACGCGTAGTGGCCGCCCGCTCGGCCGCAGCGCGGTCGGGTTCGCCGGCCGCGGACCTGCTCACGATCGGCCAGGTCATCGCTCGACTGAAGCCCGACTTCCCGGACCTCTCGAGCTCCAAGCTGCGGTTCCTCGAAGAGCGCGAGCTCGTCACACCCGTCCGCACGGCGAGCGGCTACCGCAAGTTCTCCCCGGCCGACGTCGACCGGCTCCGTGTCGTCCTCGGCCTGCAGCGGGACCACTACCTGCCGCTCAAGGTCATCAAGGAGTACCTCGCCGACCTCGACGCCGGGCGCGAGCCCGTGCTGCCCGGCGGTGGTGACGGGCCGAAGCCGTCCATCCTGGGCGGCGAGAAGCGGTACTCCCGCGACGACCTCGTCCGAGCGGCCGGCGCCACGCCGATGCTGCTCTCCGACGCGGTGTCCGCCTCGCTGCTGCCGGCGACCGACACCTTCGGCGAGGACTCGGTCGTCGTGCTCAAGGCCCTCGTCGAGTTGCAGCGGACCGGCATCGAGCCGCGGCACCTCCGCACCTTCCGGTCGACCGCCGAGCGCGAGGTCGGCCTCATCGAGTCCGCGCTGATGCCCGTCTCGCGGCGGGGTGACGCGACCTCGAAGGCGAAGGCCCTCGAGCTCGCGCGGGAGATCTCCGGACACCTCGAGGTCATCCGGTCCAACCTGATCCGCGCCGCCATCGGCAGGATGGACGCGTGAACCGCTCTGGTGGGGCCCGTGTGCCGGGGCGTATCCTCGACACGCCGGACGCGCCGAGTCGGATGTCCCGCGTCGGAGCCATCGGAGTCGCTACCGTGGACCTCGGCACAACTCTCAACCCGTCGTTGAAGCTTCGGATGAGGGCTCGATCGTCCTGGAAGGCAGTCCAATGAGTGGGAACGAAACCCCCGGTACCCCGTCAGACATGACGCGGTACGACCTCGGGTTGCTCTTCACCGACGGACTCCCGGAGCACGACGAGCAGAACGGCTACCGCGGCACCGTCGCCGCCAAGGCAGCCGGTATCAGCTACCGCCAGCTCGACTACTGGGCTCGCACCGAGCTCGTGCAGCCGACGATCCGCGGCGCCGCAGGGTCCGGTTCGCAGCGGCTCTACGGCTTCCGGGACATCCTCGTCCTGAAGCTCGTCAAGCGACTCCTCGACACCGGCATCTCGCTCCAGCAGATCCGGACCGCCGTCAACCAGCTCCGCGAGTCCGGTGTGTCCGACCTCGCGCAGACCACGCTGATGTCCGACGGCGCATCGGTCTACCTGTGCACCTCGGACGACGAGGTCATCGACCTGGTGTCCCGCGGGCAGGGCGTGTTCGGCATCGCGGTCGGCAAGGTCCTGCGCGAGGTGGAGTCCTCCCTCGTCGAACTCGACGCGACGCCCGCGGCCGACCCGGCCGACGAGCTCGCCGCACGCCGCGCAACCCGCGCTTCCTGACGCGCGGCGCCCGCTCGCGCGCTTCCTGACGCGGCGCCCGCTCGCACGCTTCCTGACGCGGCGCCCGCTCGCACGCTTCCTGACGCGGCGCCCTTCCCCCGCTTGCCGAGTGGCCACGACTCCCCGCACGTCACCCGTCGAGCGGTCAAGAACTGTCGCACGCGCGCACGTCGATCGACGACTTGCGACACGTCGCGGGACGTGAGCGGGGAGTTGTGACCGGTGACCGGTGAGCCGTAGCGCTTGCCGGGACTGGGTGGGTATCAGCGGTGTTCGGTCGGGGACACCTGTCGAGCGCGCGTCGAGGGGGCACGACAGTAGCCGAGCGGGCGCCGAGCGGTCACGACAGGTCGCCGAGCGCGCGTCGAGGAGCACGACACGTCGCCGAGCGTGCGCCGAGCGGTCACGACACGTCGCCGACCACACGGCGAGCGGTCACGAACCGTCGCTTGTTCGTGGTCCAGCCGACGATTCGTGACCTTCGCCGCAACCTGAGCGGGGAGTCGTGACCGGTCGTCCCATCGTGGCAGGTTGTCCCTGCCGGGGGTCTCCGGTGCGGAGAAGCGCTACTCGGCGATGGCCGCGGCAGCGCCGTCGGCGTAGGGGCCGATCTTGCCGGTCCGCATGATGCGCTCGAGGAGCTGGTCGAAGTTGCGCGCCATCTCCTGTGCGGACTCGCCGGGCCACACGTGCAGGGGCTTCGCGGCACCCTGGGCCTGCTGGAGCGACGTGCGCTCGGGCAGCTGCGGCGAGAGCACGAGCGGACCGAACATGTCGCGGAGTTCCTTGATGCGGAACTGGTGCTCGAGGGACTGCACGCGGGCACGGTTCACGATGATGCCGAGCGGCTGCAGGCGGGGGGAGAGTCCGCGGCGGATCTCCTCGATCGCGCGGAGGGCTCGGTCGGCGGCGGCCACGGAGAAGAGCCCGGGCTCGGTGACGACGGTCACGCGGTCGGACGCGGCCCACGCGGTGCGGGTGAGGGCGTTGAGCGACGGCGCGCAGTCGATGAGGACGAGCTCGTAGTCCTGCTCGACGTTGGCGAGCGCTTCCTCGAGCTTCCAGATGTCGCGGATCGACGGGTGCGGCCCGTCGAAGTTGATGGCGGAGGGGGAGCCGACCATGACGTCGATCTTGCCCTGCGAACCCTTCGTCCAGCCGGACGGCGCGATGGCCTGGCGGACGATCTTCTCCTTCGGGTTCTCGAGCACGTCGGCCACGTTGAGGTGGCCGGCGATGTTGATGTCGAGGCCGGTGGAGACGTCGGACTGGGGGTCGAGATCGACCACCAGCGTTCGCAGACCCTTGGCGAACGCGGCCGAGGTCAGACCGAGTGTGACCGTCGTCTTGCCGACACCGCCCTTGAGAGAGCTCACGCTGAGTACATGCACGTTGAGCAACGTTACCGCCAGTAGGGTTGTCTCACCTGACCCAGCGCTGAAAGGGCCCGCGTGTTCCGCAAGATCCTGGTCGCCAACCGTGGCGAGATCGCGATCCGCGCGTTCCGCGCGGCGTACGAACTCGGCGCCCGCACCGTCGCCGTCTACCCCTACGAGGACCGCAACTCCCTGCACCGTCTCAAGGCGGACGAGGCGTACCTGATCGGCGAGCGGGGCCACCCGGTCCGCGCCTACCTCGACGTGTCGGAGATCATCCGCGTCGCCCGGGAGTCCGGTGCGGACGCGATCTACCCCGGCTACGGCTTCCTGTCCGAGAACCCGGACCTCGCCGCCGCTGCCGCCGCGAACGGGATCACGTTCATCGGACCCGGCGAGCACGTCCTCGAGATGGCCGGCAACAAGGTCACCGCGAAGGAACACGCGATCGCGGCCGGCGTGCCGGTCCTGGCGAGCACCCCGGCGAGCCGCGACGTCGACGAGCTGGTCGCCGGCGCCGAGGCGATCGGGTTCCCGGTCTTCGCGAAGGCCGTCGCCGGTGGTGGCGGTCGTGGCATGCGCCGTGTCGAGACCCCGGCCGAGCTGCGTCCGGCGCTCGAAGAAGCGATGCGCGAGGCCGACAGCGCGTTCGGCGACCCCACGATGTTCCTGGAACAGGCGGTCCTGCGTCCGCGGCACATCGAGGTGCAGATCCTCGCCGACGCCACCGGGACCGACACCGGGACGATCCACCTCTTCGAGCGGGACTGCTCCGTGCAGCGCCGCAACCAGAAGGTCGTGGAGATCGCGCCTGCGCCGAACCTCGATCCGTCGATCGCCCTGGCACTGCACCGCGACGCCGTGGCCTTCGCCCGGTCGATCGGCTACGTGAACGCCGGAACCGTCGAGTTCCTGCTCGACACCGTCGGGGAGCGTGCCGGGCAGCACGTCTTCATCGAGATGAACCCGCGCATCCAGGTCGAGCACACCGTGACGGAAGAGGTGACCGACGTCGACCTCGTGCAGTCGCAGATGCGCATCGCCGCAGGGGAGACCCTCGCCGACCTCGGCCTGTCGCAGGACACCGTGTCCGTGCACGGCGCCGCGCTGCAGACCCGCATCACGACCGAGGACCCGACCCAGGGCTTCCGTCCGGACACCGGGCGGATCACCACCTACCGCAGCCCTGGTGGCGCCGGGGTCCGCCTCGACGGCGGCACGGTCGCCACCGGCGCGCAGATCAGCCCGCACTTCGACTCGATGCTCGCGAAGATGACGTGCCGCGGCCGGGACTTCCCGACCGCCGTCGCCCGTGCCAAGCGCGCCCTCGCCGAGTTCCGCATCCGCGGGGTCAGCACGAACATCCCGTTCCTGCAGGCCGTGCTCGAGGACCCCGACTTCGCGCGGGGCGACATCTCGACCGCGTTCATCGGCGAACGTCCGCAGCTGTTCAGCGGCCACGTGTCCAAGGACCGCGGCACGAAGGTCGTCAACTGGCTCGCCGACGTGACGGTGAACAAGCCGAACGGCGAACCCGGCGCGCAGATCGTCGACCCGGCGCTGAAGTTGCCGACCGTCGACCTCACCGCCGAACCGCCGGCCGGTCAGCGCCAGAAGCTGCTGCAGCTGGGGCCGGCCGGGTGGGCGAAGGCCCTCCGCGAGCAGACCGCCCTCGCCGTCACCGAGACGACGATGCGCGACGCCCACCAGTCGCTCCTCGCGACGCGGGTTCGCAGCAAGGACCTCGTCGCCGTGGCGCCGTCCGTGGCGCGGCTGACCCCGGAGCTGCTCAGCATGGAGGCCTGGGGCGGCGCGACCTACGACGTCGCGCTCCGATTCCTCGGCGAGGACCCGTGGGAGCGCCTGGCGTCCCTGCGCGAGGCGATGCCGAACATCCCGATCCAGATGCTCCTGCGCGGCCGCAACACCGTCGGGTACACGCCCTACCCGACCGAGGTCACCGACGCGTTCGTCGCCGAGGCCGCGGCCACCGGCGTGGACGTGTTCCGCGTGTTCGACGCCCTGAACGACGTCAGTCAGCTGCGACCGGCGCTCGAAGCCGTGCTCGCGACGGACACCGCGGTCGCCGAGGCGGCCCTCTGCTACTCCGGCGACCTGCTCGACCCCGCCGAGGACCTCTACACCCTCGACTACTACCTGCGCCTCGCGGAACAGATGGTGGACGCCGGCGCGCACGTCATCGGCATCAAGGACATGGCGGGGCTCCTCCGTGCCAGCGCCGCCGAGAAGCTCGTCGCCGCGTTACGGGAGCGGTTCGACCAGCCGGTGCACGTGCACACGCACGACACCGCCGGCGGACAGCTCGCGACCCTCCTCGCTGCCGCCCGTGCCGGCGCCGACGCGGTCGACGTCGCGGCGGCACCGAT
Coding sequences within:
- a CDS encoding iron chelate uptake ABC transporter family permease subunit, translating into MSTVDHTRARTRPRLGAARRELVVLGSVLVVLVGLVLVGLGVGEIPLSPAQVVQALFGHGDTISDFVIGQLRGPRTLAALLVGASLGVAGGIVQSVVRNPIASPDVIGITSGASASGLTAIVLFGVSGIGLFWTVLVGALVVSLVIAALAWRRGITGNRVVLVGIGVAAMSLSVTGWMLTSGSVQQAGTALLWLSGSLNAVDRGVVGVLVVAFVVLMVLALLQSPRLTVLTLGDDVAAALGLRPNRAKLLLLLTAVCLTAAAVATAGPVSFVALMAAPISRRLVGGGRVALGVSAAVGAVIVLASDLIAQFAIPGNALPVGVVTGVVGAPYLLWLLARGR
- a CDS encoding glycosyltransferase family 2 protein; its protein translation is MPEQHDDAPVRRRQWGSERRTRPLDTLHERPSDRKLVSGRIAIILTIAFWIAYVVYTVIRQFLDYGTESFRFTTEALSYLVVVTFLTFSALMHLIARQGAMERFATHVRVPRAELDRHFGTGHESPLTVLVPSYAEEPDVVATTLWSAALQEYPSLRIVLLVDDAPFPTDPETRAKLERTRAVATTIQTQLAPASERFQEALLSAEVEASHTPFATVDSLRTLVEHHRWADAWLRRHAREHDVVDHVDHFFHDQVLVGLADEFRLTSEALEAAIVDALDTAASTPSVEGRTTPLDGSTLTEITSARVVELQRRLAWTFTAELTTFERKRYANLSDEANKAMNLNAYIGLLGGAYAFDETASGTILRTVADPADADLVVPASDYVLTLDADSVLLRDYCLRLVYFLEQPENASVAVTQTPYSSFRGAATRIERLAGATTDIQHILHQGMSRHNATFWVGANAVIRTRALRDIEEVETVGGFEVKRYVQDRTVIEDTESSVDLGMHGWTLVNYPERLSYSATPPDFGSLIVQRRRWANGGLLILPKYLRQVRERRQRGERVGIVEMSLRVNYMASIAWASFGLIFLLAYPYDSRLLSPMVLLAALPYFWLLSSDLKYCGYKRTDVFRIYGFNLILMPVNVAGVLKSIQQALTAKKIPFARTPKVRDRTASPALYVLAPYAMVVFSVFTFVRDFHAENWGNAVFAAFNALLAMYAIVAYIGIWNSVVDVWIWATAWMYYDPSARAARRARRLAVRATARAARGGAPDLQPVAEDWRAVLYFGDRGKSMPRHHHADVVGAVRATTGSTTNEKTAA
- a CDS encoding carbohydrate-binding protein, producing MSTTRRLSPLRVGLAAVVALALVAAGYVGFDRWQSAQASETQESWFAAYTDVTATPTFAFEDVKSAKGRDVMLSFVVADHDAACTPTWGSYYSLQGASDQLDLDRRIARLQQQKGEVGVSFGGLSNDELATTCTDRSDLVDAYSTVVQRYDVSTVDYDVEGDDLTNHAAGERRAKAVAELQQQRRAAGHPLAVWLTLPAAPSGLTSDGTTAVAQFLEAGVDLAGVNAMTMDYGDGKGASQSMYSASVQTLQQVHRQLGVLYQRSGTPLSAGTLWHKVGATPMIGQNDVQDEVFTLADAEKLNTWARDQGLGRMSMWSLNRDTTCGSNYVNLSTVSNSCSGIDQGGKLFADVLGKGFTGGIVAAASDVTTAEPSSTVQPTDDPSTSPYPVWNADASYLEGTKIVWHHNVYEAKWWTSGDLPDDPVLSAYETPWQLIGPVLKGERPVKQVTLPAGTYDAWSGTKQYDTGDRVLFSGVPYQAKWWNTGDSPQASTSDPDGSPWVKLKDSEIKELLSGLQAGN
- a CDS encoding FHA domain-containing protein, whose amino-acid sequence is MPDPVVPQPEGQRAPEQRLVDTTLTFSMDMGAALTPESGVSPEERDAINALPSGSALLVVRRGPNVGARFLLDSDVTTAGRHPDADIFLDDVTVSRKHAQFLRAGTAFTVKDLGSLNGTYFDGDRIDEAPLSDGAEVQVGKFRLTFYASRVDLARLANA
- a CDS encoding MerR family transcriptional regulator gives rise to the protein MAARSAAARSGSPAADLLTIGQVIARLKPDFPDLSSSKLRFLEERELVTPVRTASGYRKFSPADVDRLRVVLGLQRDHYLPLKVIKEYLADLDAGREPVLPGGGDGPKPSILGGEKRYSRDDLVRAAGATPMLLSDAVSASLLPATDTFGEDSVVVLKALVELQRTGIEPRHLRTFRSTAEREVGLIESALMPVSRRGDATSKAKALELAREISGHLEVIRSNLIRAAIGRMDA
- a CDS encoding MerR family transcriptional regulator, whose protein sequence is MSGNETPGTPSDMTRYDLGLLFTDGLPEHDEQNGYRGTVAAKAAGISYRQLDYWARTELVQPTIRGAAGSGSQRLYGFRDILVLKLVKRLLDTGISLQQIRTAVNQLRESGVSDLAQTTLMSDGASVYLCTSDDEVIDLVSRGQGVFGIAVGKVLREVESSLVELDATPAADPADELAARRATRAS
- a CDS encoding ParA family protein, which encodes MHVLSVSSLKGGVGKTTVTLGLTSAAFAKGLRTLVVDLDPQSDVSTGLDINIAGHLNVADVLENPKEKIVRQAIAPSGWTKGSQGKIDVMVGSPSAINFDGPHPSIRDIWKLEEALANVEQDYELVLIDCAPSLNALTRTAWAASDRVTVVTEPGLFSVAAADRALRAIEEIRRGLSPRLQPLGIIVNRARVQSLEHQFRIKELRDMFGPLVLSPQLPERTSLQQAQGAAKPLHVWPGESAQEMARNFDQLLERIMRTGKIGPYADGAAAAIAE
- a CDS encoding pyruvate carboxylase, with protein sequence MFRKILVANRGEIAIRAFRAAYELGARTVAVYPYEDRNSLHRLKADEAYLIGERGHPVRAYLDVSEIIRVARESGADAIYPGYGFLSENPDLAAAAAANGITFIGPGEHVLEMAGNKVTAKEHAIAAGVPVLASTPASRDVDELVAGAEAIGFPVFAKAVAGGGGRGMRRVETPAELRPALEEAMREADSAFGDPTMFLEQAVLRPRHIEVQILADATGTDTGTIHLFERDCSVQRRNQKVVEIAPAPNLDPSIALALHRDAVAFARSIGYVNAGTVEFLLDTVGERAGQHVFIEMNPRIQVEHTVTEEVTDVDLVQSQMRIAAGETLADLGLSQDTVSVHGAALQTRITTEDPTQGFRPDTGRITTYRSPGGAGVRLDGGTVATGAQISPHFDSMLAKMTCRGRDFPTAVARAKRALAEFRIRGVSTNIPFLQAVLEDPDFARGDISTAFIGERPQLFSGHVSKDRGTKVVNWLADVTVNKPNGEPGAQIVDPALKLPTVDLTAEPPAGQRQKLLQLGPAGWAKALREQTALAVTETTMRDAHQSLLATRVRSKDLVAVAPSVARLTPELLSMEAWGGATYDVALRFLGEDPWERLASLREAMPNIPIQMLLRGRNTVGYTPYPTEVTDAFVAEAAATGVDVFRVFDALNDVSQLRPALEAVLATDTAVAEAALCYSGDLLDPAEDLYTLDYYLRLAEQMVDAGAHVIGIKDMAGLLRASAAEKLVAALRERFDQPVHVHTHDTAGGQLATLLAAARAGADAVDVAAAPMAGTTSQPSMSALVAALAHTERDTGISLDAVGDLEPYWEAVRRVYAPFESGLAGPTGRVYKHEIPGGQLSNLRQQAIALGLGDRFEQVEDWYAEANRILGRPTKVTPSSKVVGDLALQLAAVDADPADFEENPQKYDIPDSVIGFMAGELGELPGGWPEPFRTKVLAGRDIVPTITPVPDDERTALETPGVDRRQALNRLLFAGPTKAFQQVRDDFGDLSVVSTVDYLYGLRPGEEHVVPLGKGVNLLVGLEAIGEADERGIRTVMATLNGQLRPVYVRDRSIHVETKAAEKADKSDPKHVAAPFSGVVTLKVAVGDVVEAGAPVASIEAMKMEAAITAPVAGTVGRLAIPATQQVDAGDLLVVLQ